A stretch of DNA from Microlunatus sp. Gsoil 973:
CTTCGGCGAGCTGCATGTCCTGAAGCACATCAACCTGTCGGTCGGTCGCGGCGAGGTTGTCGTGGTGATCGGCCCGTCCGGGTCCGGCAAGTCGACGTTGTGCCGGTCGATCAATCGGCTGGAGACGATTCAATCGGGATCGATCACGATCGACGGTGCGCCCCTGCCGAGTGAGGGCAAGGAGTTGGCGCGTCTGCGGGCGGATGTCGGCATGGTCTTCCAGCAGTTCAATCTGTTCGCCCACAAGACGATCTTGGAGAACGTCACCCTCGGTCCTGTCCGGGTGCGCAGGAAGAGCAAGCAGGAGGCCCGGCAGCGCGGCATGGAACTGCTCAACCGGGTCGGCGTCGGAAACCAGGCCGAGAAGTATCCGGCCCAGCTGTCCGGCGGCCAGCAGCAGCGGGTGGCGATCGCCCGGGCGCTCGCCATGGACCCGAAGGTGATCTTGTTCGACGAGCCGACGTCCGCGCTCGACCCGGAGATGATCAACGAAGTGCTTGATGTGATGATCCAGCTGGCCGAACAGGGAATGACCATGATCGTCGTCACCCACGAGATGGGTTTCGCCCGGACGGCAGCCGACCGAGTGGTCTTCATGGCCGACGGACAGATCCTGGAGGAAGCCGGACCGGAAACCTTCTTCACCAGCCCGACCAGCGCTCGGGCCAAGGACTTCCTGGGCAAGATCCTCACCCACTGATCAGTGCCCAGGGGGTGATTCGGGCGGGACATGCGCCCGGTCACCGCAAACACAAGAGTGCAAGCGGGATCGTACGAAGATCGCACGAGAGATCTCACGAAGATCGCAATGATCGAAGGGAACAACGTCAAATGCCCAATACGAAGAAGTTCGCGGCACTGGCCGCGGCGTCGTTGCTGACGGCCTCACTGGCCGCCTGTGCCAGCGACAACGGCGGCGGGGGCGGCAGCAGCGGAGACAACGACGCTGTCACCATCGGCATCAAGTTCGACCAGCCCGGTGTCGGCCAGCAGGTCGGCTCGGACTACAAGGGCTTCGATGTCGACGTCGCCCGGTACGTGGTCAAGGAACTCGGCTACTCCAAGATCACCTTCAAGGAGGCGCCGTCGGCTCAGCGGGAGACGCTGATCCAGAGCGGTCAGGTCAAGATGGTCGTGGCCAGCTACTCGATCACCGAGGAACGCCAGCAGAAGGTGTCCTTCGCCGGCCCGTACCTGGTCGCCGGACAGGATCTCCTGGTCCGTGCCGACGACACGTCGATCACCGGCCCGGACAGCCTGAACGGCAAGAAGCTTTGCTCGGTGACCGGCTCCACCTCGGCTGCGAACGTCCAGGAGAAGTTCGCGAACAAGGTGCAGTTGCAGGAGTACGACACCTACTCCAAGTGTGTCGATCCGATCATCAACGGCACCCTGGACGCCATGACGACCGACAACACCATCCTCGCCGGGTACGCCGCGCAGCCGCAGTACAAGGGCAAGTTGAGGCTGGTCGGCAAGCCGTTCAGCGAGGAGAACTACGGCATCGGCATCAAGAAGGGCGACACCGAACTCTGCGGCAAGATCAACGACGCGCTGGACAAGATGGTCAGCGACGGGACGTGGCAGAAGGACCTGGACGCCAACTTCGGCCCGGCGAACTTCAAGCCGGACCCGGCCAAGAACCCGCCGAAGCACATCCCCTGCAGCTGATCCGTAAGCCGATGCGGCCGGTCTGCTCCGGCGGACCGGTCGCATCGTCGGCTGATCGCAGCATCATGAACCGAGCACAGGAGGGCCCGTGGGCCAGCTAGCCGAGCTGATCAGCAAGTACCACGTCGCGCTGGCGTTCTGGATGACGATCAAACTGACCGTGTTCGGCGGCCTGGGTGCGCTGATCATCGGCACCCTCGTCGCGATCTTCCGGGTGGCGCCGATCAACGTGTTGCGCTGGATCGGCACCGGCTACGTCAACATCATCCGGAACACCCCGCTGACCCTGATCGTCTTCTTCTTCGCCTTCGGTGTGCTGAACACCCTCAACATCAGTCTCGCCGACCAGCAGTCCCCCACGTCGATCGCCGACAACAACTTCCGGTGGGGTGTCGTGGCACTGTCGGTCTATCACGCGTCCTTCGTCGCCGAAGCATTGCGCAGCGGCGTCAATACCGTGCCGCAGGGCCAGGCCGAGGCGGCCCGCGCGATCGGCCTCTCGTTCCTTCCCTCGCTGACCCAGATCATCCTGCCGCAGGCCTTCCGCGGGGCCATCGCCCCGCTGGGGAACACTCTGGTGGCGCTGACCAAGAACACCACCGTGGTGTCCACCATCGGCGTGGCCGAGATCTCCTACCAGATGAAGAACATGATCGAATTCAGTCCGCAGCTGCTGTACGCGATCTTCCTGCTGGTGGCGATCTGCTTCGTGGTGCTCACGCTGCCGGTCGGCGCACTGTTCACCTACCTGTCCCGGCGATTGGCGGTGCAGCGATGACCGCACCGACAACAGTGCTGTTCGACGCGCCGGGTCCGAAGGCCCGGGTCCGGCATCTGATCATCGGCATCGTCGGACTCGTCGTACTGTTGCTGATCCTCGGCCTGGTGATCAGAGGCCTGGCCAATCCGCGGAACAACCAGCTCACCGCGGAGAAGTGGTCGCCGTTCCTGCAACCGTCGACCTGGCTGGACTACCTGCTGCCGGGACTGCTGTCGACCCTGAAGGCGGCCGGTCTGGCCATCGTGCTGTCGCTGGTCTTCGGCATCCTGCTCGGGATCGGCCGGCTGTCTAAGATCCGAGTGGTCTCGATGGTCAGCGGTGTGTTCGTCGAGTTCTTCCGATCCGTCCCGGTGCTGGTCATGATGCTGTTCGCCTACTACTTCGCGTTGTATGTGCTGCACCTGGCCTCCAACCAACCGTTCTTCGGCGTCGTCGTCGGGCTGGTGTTCTACAACTCGTCGGTGATCGCCGAACTGATCCGATCCGGGGTCGGGTCGCTCCCCAGCGGTCAGCGTGAGGCCGGCCTGGCCGTCGGCCTGACGGAGGGGCAGGCGATGTGGTCGATCCTGCTGCCGCAGGCGATCACGGCGATGCTGCCGTCGCTGATCAGCCAGCTGGTCGTTGTGCTCAAGGACACTGCGCTGGGCTACATCATCGGCTATTACGACCTGGTCCGCGGCGGGCAGACGTTCTCTACGAACTTCGGCAACCTGATTCCGACCATGCTGGTGATGGCGGCGATGTTCATCGTGATCAACTACGCCCTGACCAGGATCGCCCAAGGGGTCGAACATTCGCTGCAGCGCCGCGGCCGGGCCGGTGGCCAACCCGACGAGTCGCTCCCCGGTGAGCTGACCCAGCCGCCGGTGGTCGCCCAGCTGTGAGCCGTCGGACCCGTCCGGAGCTGTCGGCAGGCGGTCGTCAACGGGCCGTCTCGACCGCCCGGGACTCACGGATCACGCTGACCTTGATCTGACCCGGATAGGTCAGCTCCTCCTCGATCTGCTTGGCGATGTCACGCGCCAGCACCTGGGCCTCGATGTCGTCGACAACGTCCGGTGCGACCATTACCCGGAGTTCGCGGCCGGCCTGCATCGCGAACACCTTCTCCACGCCCTCGTGGGCCTGGGCGATCTGTTCCAACCGTTCGAGCCGCTTGACATAGGCCTCCAGGCTCTCCCGGCGGGCACCGGGACGTCCGCCGCTGATGGCATCCGCGGCCTGGGTGAGCACGGCCTCGACGGTGGTCGGTTCGACCTCGTTGTGATGGGCCTCGATGGCATGCACGATGTCGGGGTGTTCGCCGTAGCGGCGGGCCAGGTCGGCGCCGATCAGCGCGTGTGACCCCTCCACCTCGTGGGTTAGTGCCTTGCCGATGTCGTGCAGGAAGGCCGCCCGCTTGACGGTCGCGACATCCAGGTGCAGTTCCGCCGCCATCAGCCCGGCGATGTGGGCCGACTCGACGAGGTGCTTGAGCACGTTCTGCCCGTACGACGTCCGGTAACGCAAGGTGCCGACGATCGGGACCAGGTCCGGATGCAGGTCGGAGATCCCGACCTCGGCCAGGGCGTCCTCGGCCGCCCGCATCACCCGTTCGGCGATCTTTGACTTGCTGCGTTCGTGGACCTCTTCGATCCGGGCCGGGTGGATCCGGCCGTCCTCGATGAGCTCAATCAGGGTGATCCTGGCGGTTTCCCGCCGCACCGGATCAAAGCTGGACAACAACACACTCTCCGGGGTGTCGTCGATCAGCACGTTGACCCCGGTGACCTGCTCGAAGGAGCGGATGTTGCGCCCCTCGCGGCCGATGATGCGACCCTTCATGTCGTCACCCGGGAGGTGGACGGCCGAGACCACCGACTCCGCGGTCTGGTCCGAGGCGACCCGCTGGATCGCGCTGATGACGATCTCCCGCGCCCGGTCCTCGGCCTCCCGGCGGGCTGTGGTCTCGATGTCGCGCGCCAGGATCATCGCCTGGCGCTTGGCGTCGTGCTCGACG
This window harbors:
- a CDS encoding amino acid ABC transporter ATP-binding protein, yielding MTESTPADDLLPTPHTSVAVGEPLVVLADVDKYFGELHVLKHINLSVGRGEVVVVIGPSGSGKSTLCRSINRLETIQSGSITIDGAPLPSEGKELARLRADVGMVFQQFNLFAHKTILENVTLGPVRVRRKSKQEARQRGMELLNRVGVGNQAEKYPAQLSGGQQQRVAIARALAMDPKVILFDEPTSALDPEMINEVLDVMIQLAEQGMTMIVVTHEMGFARTAADRVVFMADGQILEEAGPETFFTSPTSARAKDFLGKILTH
- a CDS encoding amino acid ABC transporter permease — encoded protein: MTAPTTVLFDAPGPKARVRHLIIGIVGLVVLLLILGLVIRGLANPRNNQLTAEKWSPFLQPSTWLDYLLPGLLSTLKAAGLAIVLSLVFGILLGIGRLSKIRVVSMVSGVFVEFFRSVPVLVMMLFAYYFALYVLHLASNQPFFGVVVGLVFYNSSVIAELIRSGVGSLPSGQREAGLAVGLTEGQAMWSILLPQAITAMLPSLISQLVVVLKDTALGYIIGYYDLVRGGQTFSTNFGNLIPTMLVMAAMFIVINYALTRIAQGVEHSLQRRGRAGGQPDESLPGELTQPPVVAQL
- a CDS encoding amino acid ABC transporter permease; this translates as MGQLAELISKYHVALAFWMTIKLTVFGGLGALIIGTLVAIFRVAPINVLRWIGTGYVNIIRNTPLTLIVFFFAFGVLNTLNISLADQQSPTSIADNNFRWGVVALSVYHASFVAEALRSGVNTVPQGQAEAARAIGLSFLPSLTQIILPQAFRGAIAPLGNTLVALTKNTTVVSTIGVAEISYQMKNMIEFSPQLLYAIFLLVAICFVVLTLPVGALFTYLSRRLAVQR
- the rny gene encoding ribonuclease Y, which translates into the protein MPNLFEVLVLFGLVVLIALASVAVFSRRHRPVGRQSATGSGDDQTGQQTEQARSQADEVRAEADAYDRETRGRAEVLLREAQTARGEVRTARAELDRREQRLTERETRLDDEGKALHDRAQRLDQLESDLVARNEALAAADSDRQQELERVSGLTAEQAKAELLATVEHDAKRQAMILARDIETTARREAEDRAREIVISAIQRVASDQTAESVVSAVHLPGDDMKGRIIGREGRNIRSFEQVTGVNVLIDDTPESVLLSSFDPVRRETARITLIELIEDGRIHPARIEEVHERSKSKIAERVMRAAEDALAEVGISDLHPDLVPIVGTLRYRTSYGQNVLKHLVESAHIAGLMAAELHLDVATVKRAAFLHDIGKALTHEVEGSHALIGADLARRYGEHPDIVHAIEAHHNEVEPTTVEAVLTQAADAISGGRPGARRESLEAYVKRLERLEQIAQAHEGVEKVFAMQAGRELRVMVAPDVVDDIEAQVLARDIAKQIEEELTYPGQIKVSVIRESRAVETAR
- a CDS encoding glutamate ABC transporter substrate-binding protein, with protein sequence MPNTKKFAALAAASLLTASLAACASDNGGGGGSSGDNDAVTIGIKFDQPGVGQQVGSDYKGFDVDVARYVVKELGYSKITFKEAPSAQRETLIQSGQVKMVVASYSITEERQQKVSFAGPYLVAGQDLLVRADDTSITGPDSLNGKKLCSVTGSTSAANVQEKFANKVQLQEYDTYSKCVDPIINGTLDAMTTDNTILAGYAAQPQYKGKLRLVGKPFSEENYGIGIKKGDTELCGKINDALDKMVSDGTWQKDLDANFGPANFKPDPAKNPPKHIPCS